The stretch of DNA caatgctagaagtggacaagattttccgtacaatgctaggattttCCAATTTCGAGCATTGCTCTTAAAATATATTATGACGCGagcatttaaattatatttcttctttattttagaCCTGATCTCTTACTGCTTGATGAACCTACAAACATGTTGGACATTAAAGCGATTATCTGGTTAGAAAACTATCTACAAAACTGGCCTACGACGTTACTGGTAGTTTCTCACGATCGAAATTTCTTAGACACGGTGCCCACTGATATTCTACACCTTCACTCCCAAAGGATAGAGGCCTACAGGTAAAATTaaccaaaaataagtaaaaagacGACTTTTTTACGTGTTTATACAATTTCAGGGGCAATTACGAGCAATTTGAGAAAACCAAAACGGAAAAATTGAAGAACCAACAACGAGAATACGAGGCGCAAATGCAGCAAAGACAGCACGTACAAGAGTTCATCGATAGGTTTAGGTATAACGCAAACAGAGCCGCATTGGTGCAGTCAAAAATCAAAATGTTGGAAAAACTGTAAGTATCATAACCAGTTACTACACCTTTCATAAAATatatagttttttattaaatgaaaatGTGTCATTCATTATCGGGTGAATTAAGCAGTGATTTACATAATATCGTCGCTGTTTGCGTAGGATATTTTGAATTCCTTAGCTAATTTTGTTTTACGTTGTGTAAAGCCTAGACGTCACATACTCTAGATAAAATTTAAAGGAAATCCTtagaaaatttttaaagttttttcccTCCTATGAATTATCTCTATTGAGGTTGGCTATAAGTATGGCAAAGTCTTGCCTATTGTGAACTTGGTGTATGAGACTGTTTCCTTCAGTTATGTTCCAGTGTCTTATATTCCTGAGCAACGATTTCTTCTTCCTTCAAATTTTCACTCaaattttcaacttttttttaacgaagaatatttgtaaaatgtttatggATGTTATAAATTGTACATTGAAATAATGTACAAGATAAGTAAAGTATCTTGCTTTATTCTCAATACATATAAACTTGGTCCATGATGAGATAAATAAATGCGAAGAAAAAATTACTTTTCTAAAAGATTTTACAACCGATTTTGCTTTTCAAAAATTGTTGTATGTTGTATAAACGTAAAAAATCAAGTATAGTGCTCAAACGTCTTTCTAAAACGTCTTTACTCTAAAACATGTTATATCACTTGAGTATCGTCATACAGGtcacaccaaattttcaaatttccatgaaaacatttttggattagttttttCACCGAACTCCTCAAATACTATAGGCTTCTGCTGACTGTAGACGAAGCTACAGCCCTAAAAATGTTAACAATATGACTGCAGTTAAAGTAGAGTCTTCAAGTTAACACACAACACGTTTTACGGCGCACAATTGTTTTTCTTTCGTCTTTCTAGAGGGGGAGTCtgaaatcttcaaaagacatctcagtccaggattGCGGGATCATTCccttagtgcaggattcattCTTCGTGTTCcagcgatagttcccgaggtccTTTACACCGCCTTCTCGCCGCCGCATCTACGCCAAACGCCTACTTGCTAAAACAGACcgtcctctgtcatccagcgctCCGGAAGCGGAAGGGTCGCTGTTAGGCCGAGCAACACTTCCAAAGCACTACTTTTATTTATCCACAGACTATCAGCCAGAAGGCTCGTTGTTTCTCCTTTTTTTGGTCCCAAAAATTGGATTTTTACTTAGAGGAATCACCTTCAACTTACATCTATCGCTCTTACCTTTGCTaatggtccagctgtctttcttcctcttctttctcCTTGATCACGTCACAGGTGTACATAGTCGTGTACACTAGTCTAACATTCAGTCACAAAATTCTCACCTGTCTCTCTTTTCATTCTGCTCCTTTTCACTATCCATCTGGTGTACTTCATTATCGTATTCGTCACAATGTCCGGGTATCCGCCGAAAAGCATTTATCCGTGTCAGCCTTTCCGGACCTAGAGAGGTAGGCTCTAAAACAACCGTGTTCTCTCTGTGACCACAATCCACCCAATCTCTTAGGTTCGGGATCAGCGTCTTCTTACAAtatttcaattgacctttccctttcttGTCTTATCTTGGCCATAGTAAGGTCTAGTGAATTATCGGCCAAATTATCGTGAAGTCAGTTGTAACCTTTTTCAAAAATGCATTGCACACAATAACTCTTATAAAGTCGGCGAAGCTATAGTTCAAATAGATCAAGAAGCCTCTTTAAGTCCAGCTATGCTGCCTTTTTTTTCCTGCACTTCCGAATAGAACAAGAGATCCTCTGCTATCTCCAAGAGTATAAGAGATTTAGAGGTTCTCTCATTAAAACAGAATGCAACCGCTTATCTCAGCTCTCGACTACAGGGACGGCAGTAAATTCTGTAACAAATTAAAATTCCTAACCAGACCAAAAACAAAACCTTAATCTCACCTCCTACTGGACCATCAACTTGTTCCATCCAGTCGGGAAAAAGCTGAAGTTTTTAAAAATGAGCTCCTGGCCACACTTTGTTCGCCCAACAACCAAAACTTTGACCTGTAATTTAAAAACATCCGAAATCCAAGTCAGACATATATCCAACAATTGATCGTGCAGAGAAAATTGATCCTCCAGAGGTTCACTGCCTTTGCCTGATGAAAACACCATCAGGGAGCTGTGTAACTTCGACCAAAATATTGCTCACGGTCCCAATAGTATCCACAGAAGATGACGGAAAAAACTAAAAAGTGTATTACCACTAATAACTAACTTCAATGCTGCTTTCAAGCTTTGCTATTTTCTCAAAAAAAGGCCAATCTGTGAGCGATGTTGAATCCTACAGACCCATTTTACTCTTGTATCTTACTTCAAGCTACGTTCGAGGAAAATggaagttcaaaaataaaatattattgccaGAGCAATTTTAATAATGGATTCTTCACTCTTGAATACCCTGATAGGACATAAGAGAGGTTTTTGAAGAAGAGCCTTTTAGGGCAATTTTGATAATGAATTCATCACTGTTGGATACCCTGGTAGAACATACGAGATACTTCTGATGGAAAGGCTCGTAGACTTTTTTAGAGTATTTCCTACATATTCTACTTAAAATAATcgtattataatataataatttttgttatattgaaGAAGGTCTTTTCATTATTATGACCTGAAATGATTTTCGGACATTTAACGCCTAAATGCTTTCTCTATTAGCATTAACTCCTGCATGATTTAGCCATCACAAGGAAATCAATGCAACCAAAGTACAGAATTATCCCATACCTGTTTACATTTTTTCGTGCAGGCCATGATCCCTACTGTAAGGACTGTCCTGTAAGCCAACTAAAAATTTTCAGATCCTCGCTAGTCGACAAACAGAGATGTCCTCCTTGAAGAGTTTATATGAACCTAATACAAAGATCTCATCACGGAAGACCACACTACGTACTATCCAAGGAAAAGAAGAATTAACATAGTGATGTCATCGGAGTCATCTCCTGAAGAATCTATACATAATTGTATCGAAAAATCGAGAGGAACCGACACGGCAAAGAAGATACTGTTCAAACCCGGAACACATATAACTGCAAAAGTTATAGTATCGGTAGTTGTGATCGTCATTTTCtaattgttattatttatttcagTCCTGAATTGAAGCCTATTGTGAAAGAAACAGAAGTTGTACTAAGATTACCAGAGACAGAACCACTGTCGCCTCCCATTTTACAACTAGACGAAATATTATTCCGGTATAATTCCGAACGAGTTATATTTAGCAACGTTAACCTCGGTGCTACCATGGACTCCAGAATATGTATCGTAAGTGTTGATATACATTATAGTCAATCGTCTTGCTATTATGCTATAACGGTGTTAAGCCGTCACCCAGTATGTTGTTATGTatagttgttataatttactGGCCTACTTTTCACAACATGAGATATGAGCTTAGAGATTAActaaatgttattgttttaagaatttattttatactttccATTTATTAGGTCGGTGACAACGGCGCTGGTAAGACTACCCTTCTCAAAATCATTATGGGAATACTGTCCCCCACGTCTGGTATGAGAAACGTGCATCGGAATCTTAAATTTGGATATTTTAGTCAGCATCACGTGGACCAGTTAGATATGAACGTCAATTCTGTAGAACTTCTACAACAAACATATCCCGGTACGTATTTAACAGCATGTTTATATATGCTTCTCTTTTACTCaagttttatgatttttataaGTATCGTGAGTTCATGACAGTTTCTCCCTAAATATTCGGTTAGGAAGTCCGAATTTAtaatttctttctattattgggtGACTACTTAGATTTTCTTAATTTATTGTGTGTTTTTATATGTCAAATTGATCTAAAAATGACTTTTGAATTTTTTCCATTCTTAAAATCTTAATCAATAATCCTATCCTTAACTTATTATCAGCTACATtggcatataatacaaatatactgaGCGCTACAATACAGACGCTTTCCCCCAGTACGACAGAGagaactgacgcaaagcagtccgtgcatctctgtctaataggtcgggtttatcgaccacgtaatCTTCCCACTGGTCATTTTGGTCACATGGTCTATAAACCCgacaaattagaaagagatgcagggactttCGCACAGGGGGAACGCAGCTGTATTATAGCAGCGCtcagtatatttgtattatatgtctatggactATATGTATACACTGAAGattattacaaatatttaagTAGATTAGTTTCACAAattcttataaattaatttcgTTTAATATATAAGTGCTGACATCTGGTGAGCGAAAGCCGAAACTTGACAGATATGCGAAACATGAATTTTTGTAAAGAATTATCTTTGGTTTGCAGTCCTTAAATGGTCTTGAACATATTCTGAAGTTATTAACATGCTTTGTTCtacttaacctaacctaaccgcCATGCCGCAGGCAGTGGGCCCGTCTTTGATTAGAAGAAGATTCATCCGTTTTCGAGCAAGTAAGAATAATGGATGGACATGGTGACCAGTTGTACTCATACAGCAAACAGCCGTAATTGTTTGTCCTTGTTTGGCAGCTACAGCTTTTGCTACATCTCTCTTTCCAACAGGGACAACATGTTTGGGCAAATGGTTTGGGACTGTCTGAATGCTCGTTTCATCGACGTTAGTGAAGTCCCGACCAGCCAACTGATTTATAGGTGAAAATTGATGCTCAATACTGTTTCTTACACAATAAGAGTAAATTAAAAAACGCAATAACTTCAGCGTCATTCCATAAAATCGTTTGTCGAGTTCTTTGCAATTCTGAACTATTTCGTTTTCTTGGATCTTGGTTAGAACTGCTTTAAATCTGCCTAAAGACTGGATaccatttaattttttcaaaattttaccgtAGTGTCGCTTCATGAAATCCCACAGCTTTTGCTGTCTGGCGTATACAAACGCCGTTATTAATAAGTTCACGAGCTTTGCACAAAATAACTTCTGTCAAAGGGTTGCGCTCTGAATTTCTTTTGTAGTTTTTGGAAAACAAAATCAAGATTTAGATGAATTGAATATTTAATTCCGAAATtattagaaacaaaattaatttatGATAATTAGGAAAAAATACGCATTCGTAGTTTTGCCCCGTGCGTGTTTTTAACCTTAACTACCCTATATTACAAGTAATTAATTTGTCACAAAAAGAGTCTTTGACTGAAAACTGAAAGCTTTGAAACAACGGCAACAAATTTTTTACTgcccattttttcttttttctttgctAATACCAGATTTTATTTTCTATTGATGCTGTTCTTAATCACCCCCTTAATATTAGTTAATGAAATTTTTGCCTGTTGTATTAAGAGATTTGGTACACACAATTTCGTACTATGGGTGCAAGATCGCTTTAGAAATATCTTTGGGCTGATCAATACATTCAATTTTCGTTGGTGTATGTCTAAAGTCAAAACATGGAAAACTAGAGAATAAGAAATTCAACACCACCTTCTACAATAACACTCATTacctgattttttttattatataattgtTTTTAAGGTAAACCGATCGAAGAATATAGAAGGCAACTGGGTAGTTTTGGTGTCTCTGGTGATTTAGCTCTCCAAACAGTATCGAGTCTCTCTGGAGGTCAAAAATCGAGAGTAGCCTTCGCTACGATGTGCATGGGCCGACCTAACTTCCTAGTTCTCGACGAACCTACGAATCATCTGGACATAGAAACGATAGAAGCCCTAGGCAAAGCCTTAAAGAAGTATACCGTAAGTTCAAAGTTGAATTAACATAAAAAATGCATGTGTATCACGTTTGTTATGAATTAAGTGCTCGTTTTTCAAGAATAGTTTCAAATGATGAATTATAGTTGCCTATTTAGTGGTTTTGATCTTTAATCGTGTGATTTTCATAACAAaaagtttcagaacaatattaaaaattaagacaAGAGTCAGTTTATctctcaaaatatttttacagtATTTTTAAATCCTTTTGTCGAAATTTTTAACATTCTTTATAAGCAATGTTATATTTCAACACTTTTgttccaaaataatatttaattctgcAATTTTCCTACATGTTAATAGTAAAAGACAGGTCCCAGAATATTGTTTTATATTGAAAAAGTACTTACTGacgatttaatatttttttagggAGGTGTAATTTTAGTATCTCACGACGAACGTCTGATAAGAATGGTCTGCAGCGAATTGTGGGTGTGCGGAAACGGATCAGTCAAAAGCGTAGAGGGAGGTTTCGACGAATACCGCAAGATCGTCGAGCAGGAACTGGAGGCTGCGGCGCAGTCGAAAtagcatttttaaaacaaattatttatacggtaataaaaaaaaataaaagcactgTGATTGAGGCATGTTGAAGCTGATATTGACTGTTCCGGATAATATTGTTTTTGTGTATgatgtaatttatttatttaacaaatagaaaatgCCTTTTTCCAATattagttttgcatatttttttattcCTGCAAATGTCATGGAAAATTCCATTCATGGAAATTGAATGAAAACGCTAAGAATGGCGTTATTTGAATTAGAACAATGACGACATTTTCGGtcgtaaatatatttttatattagtagTATGAGACTGGAATCTTATATTATTAACCCTGTAATGTATAAGTGGTGTCTGTTTGTGTACCTTTCcgtgaaaaatttaaatattgaaaacAATACAACCGATTTCAACTAAATCTTGTATACAACTTAATATAAAGCAAAAAATTATGTGAAACAAATTTAGATACCATAGATCAACTCTTTATAATGGACCGccggagtgatgacgtagattttattgacatatgtcagtttcactttccaaacaaaccttgtttggTGTGGATAATTTGTAATAACTTCATTTGGGGCTTTTTCAGATTCTGATTCGGAACTTGAGGTAGAACTGTAGTCTACTACGCAACAACTGGCATTATTCCTACCAAATGTGTTTATGTAAAGGATAGTTATACATACTATTTAATTTGTCTTACGTTCTTAAGGCAATAACTTGATTGTTTGGGCCAAGAATATTATGAATGTTATTGACTCCTTCCCTTGGACTTGCTACACTTCCATCTAAAGCTTTAGAGGACTCTCCAGTTCCGACATTTAACCTAAAAATTATTTGTCGGTCAATACAGTAAGAAAACTActtcaataatatatttttgtttatttgttttgttttatttgttataacAATTTGTATAAACGCGTGCCTGCCACCCCATAAAGGATGTATTAAaattgtttcatatttttatgaaaaaaatgtaCCTTCTTTTTACTGGTATTTCAGGAATAAGTACCCGTTGTTTCTCATCACAACTGGTATTCTTTGTGTCAGAATCACAAGAAATTGAACAGCAGCCAGCGACTGCCTAAAAAAGTAAGGATATATTTTTTCCGAAATGTAAAGTACAATGTTCAAGAGGTTACCATTTCTTTCCACTGCTATTTTCCGGTAGATGTTCAGAACCGGAGCTACAATAATCCGTCCAAGATTCATTTTTGGATACAGATGACAATGCAAAACAAGAAAATGAtcattttaactgataaaactgACATTGAACTTTCACCAATACCCTCACTATAGTACATGGAACCATATGGTTCTAACCTTAAAGCATTTACACTATATAGTTCGTGGAACTATATTTCAGTGTTGACTGTGGCGCTATCTGTCAACGAATGGCAGAACTTTCAATACCATTCTATGCAGAATTCAAAGAACAATAGATTTctgttaaaaaacaaattttgtacaAACTGTCGCTTggaaccatcgagttagaatctatggagaagctatgagcatattaacgtgtgtattaaaaacggcgtaggtaggcgtggctaacgatgataccaatatggcggtgtgatcatggccggactcaataataataaaactactataaaaatatgactagttattcagaagatttaatcataatctaaaaaagtgcaatacatttttaataaactatgatttatttatcccgcggtaaacactaaaaacacgatatattatacataaagataaattagtacagtcaaatactattaatttattctctgaagtacgggtcattactttgtttacatatttgtatactaacctgtagaacgttattcctgaagattttttatcaacattgcttctgctactgcaactacgttgacaacaagaaaccattattatgcactatcacaatatattattacagtttctataaaagtattataaaactaaaaatattcgaaaaacaacaaaccgAAGTGGGGTTGTTTTTAGTCGCGTGATGCTCTCTtgatagattctaactcgatgcttgGAACCCTATGGTTCTCAGCCCtcgacatataatacaagatatacTGACTTCTATAACACAgtcgcgttcccccagtgcgacagagaaaactgacgcaaagcagtctctGGGTTTATCGACTAAATGACCTCATTGTTTAtctaggtcacgtggtcgatgtCGATAAACCtagcaaattagaaagagatgcagggactgctttgcgtcagttttatctgttgcactgggggaacgggctggtattgcaacgatcagtctatcgtgtattatatgtctatgattaCTCTACCACTCTACATGAGTTTAATTAGAATCAACATGACCTCATAAAATAACAGTATGCCATCACATTTTTTTGTCTGAGAGTATAAAAGGTTGTTAACCTAACCTTacaaaatttttagaatattGGTATATGCTTTGATTTTAATAGTAGGGcatgtttttttcattttgtaaGGTATTTAAAGCTGTCTTTTGCCATGTCATTCACAGGcagtaaaaaataaattactaacAAACCTGAAAAGTTTAGAATGATCTGTAAATCTACCCTTCTTCtccttaacatgccatacaccaaagtgcgtaggcgactatctcattactagaattttgttcttggcggcgtgacacagctcgcctgtattgtgtattgctgtccattctttaatattccttaaccaggataattgtttgcggccggctcctctcctaccttcgatcttcccttgtaggattaactgtggtatttcatattttgctcctctcaatatgtgcccaaggtaaccaatcttgcgttttttaattaatttaaagagttctctttccacgccggctctcttaaggacgtcatcgtttcgaactctatccacccaaggtatgcgcatcattcttcttaatgaccacatttcaaatgcttcaagtttgttgatagatgtttttttcagtccacgtttccatgccataaagcaagatggaccatatgtagcacttgaccattctgtagcgtatttcgaaatttaggttttgattacataggagcggtctgaatttcacaaaagcttgtcttgccatttgagGCAAATCTACcctagaaaatttttatttaaagttaacATCACCTTATAAAATAGTAGTATGATATCACATTCACTGTCTGCCAATCCAGAAGATCATGCAAACTTCACAAGACTTGTAGAATATTGGGATTTTGTATGTTCTTTTAACACaattacaaattttcaaaaaaccaagtatatatTGTCCTAAAATAATATTGTCTTGGATCAGTTCAATTTCAAACGCATTTTAACAACATTAAGTGTCAGTGTTTAAGTCTAAAAGGAAATCTATTGTGTAAATGTGCCTGTTCTGAATCATCcatatttatgaattttttttgttaaatttataattatatttataactCGACCTGttcatagaaaataaaaaaatattaaaaaatgtttttttaactttatttcttAGTCGGTGTCCTGAAATCTTGATGAGAAATGTATTGGAAAGGCTTAACAAGAATACGAATTTTTAAAAGAATGCAAAGAAAACATAATCACTAACCTACTCGGATTTTACAAAAGCACGTTTAAAGCACCAAATTACTAATACTGTACAACCGTAGTTTTCGTCTACTGTTAAAAAGTTgtgataaagtaaaataaaaagtaattaaatatGTACCAACACATGGATTATAAaagagttttatttaaaaaatattggttGTTTCTCAGTAATGAAATTCTGCCCATCTCTAGTATTATAAATGCTAATTTTTCTTCCTTTACTGATATCTTTAATCCACCATATGCTATTCAATCTAGTTACTGCTCTCCTTCCTTGTAAAAGTCTTCTTACAACATAGATGTTTCTGTTATTGAGCGGAATCTCCATCCCGTGACATTTTTTCTGCCAGTTTATTCATGTATATTCcacatatattttaaataaagtaggGGACATAGGGCAACTTTGGTATGTTTTTGTACATTTCGTTGCTGGCTTTAAGGTAAGTATTGCTTATATCTACAGTACATTCGACCAACTTatacctctaaacgattaacggaattcgcagaaacTCTTTCGTTGTagaggcacggtaaactgcactggtgttctccatcatatttaacactttgctaaattttaagtataaaataaatatatgtgtcattaacccgtttTTCATGGTTg from Diabrotica undecimpunctata isolate CICGRU chromosome 4, icDiaUnde3, whole genome shotgun sequence encodes:
- the LOC140440280 gene encoding ATP-binding cassette sub-family F member 3, which gives rise to MGTCSEYIKNVFPAIDEDLKQYVEGVLLNGADDFEDSEEVYDAVGEVLKEISNDKSEDDIRNICNDLLCMLKPDKGEKATNGAMKVLNAPVHLGSMVDNTDQNIDDVKSIWLIQRDDSLKVDARKLEKAEAKLQEKLDKRTKEIKVIAPPKLQTATASQVTSKKDSKLEAKGTNRTQDIRIENFDVAYGDRVLLQGADLTLASGRRYGLVGRNGLGKSTLLRMISGSQLRIPSHISILHVEQEVVGDDTLALDSVLECDTVREELLKKEKEISAAINSGSIDPQLNSQLTEVYNQLQNIEADKAPARASIILNGLGFTSEMQQNATKTFSGGWRMRLALARALFSRPDLLLLDEPTNMLDIKAIIWLENYLQNWPTTLLVVSHDRNFLDTVPTDILHLHSQRIEAYRGNYEQFEKTKTEKLKNQQREYEAQMQQRQHVQEFIDRFRYNANRAALVQSKIKMLEKLPELKPIVKETEVVLRLPETEPLSPPILQLDEILFRYNSERVIFSNVNLGATMDSRICIVGDNGAGKTTLLKIIMGILSPTSGMRNVHRNLKFGYFSQHHVDQLDMNVNSVELLQQTYPGKPIEEYRRQLGSFGVSGDLALQTVSSLSGGQKSRVAFATMCMGRPNFLVLDEPTNHLDIETIEALGKALKKYTGGVILVSHDERLIRMVCSELWVCGNGSVKSVEGGFDEYRKIVEQELEAAAQSK